The Salinispora tropica CNB-440 genome has a window encoding:
- a CDS encoding S1C family serine protease: MAVQTGLGEPRGPWFISPELGPDGRPRPDESGSARAAGARRWHHRLLVGLALVAISSVSGAAAGGLVASQDGAPGAASASAAPVPAELVTAAEQTVAGVVSVLAAGADGASATGSGFAVDDQQHIITNDHILAKGGSGSVMVELPDGRRFAAEVAGREPRSDLAVLRVPSSAGLAALPLAKPGTTRVGEPVLAVGSPLGLAGTVTAGIVSAVDRQVRLGDNRHTAVQTDASINPGNSGGPLVNARGEVVGVNTAIATIDGNGSIGIGFAIPIEQVQQTADTIIGKGG; the protein is encoded by the coding sequence ATGGCAGTGCAGACCGGGCTGGGCGAACCGCGTGGCCCCTGGTTCATCTCGCCCGAGCTGGGCCCGGATGGGCGGCCCCGGCCAGACGAGTCCGGTTCGGCCCGGGCGGCCGGGGCTCGCCGCTGGCACCATCGGCTGCTGGTCGGGCTGGCCTTGGTCGCGATCTCCAGCGTCTCCGGCGCTGCGGCCGGTGGTCTGGTGGCGAGCCAGGACGGGGCGCCCGGTGCGGCCTCCGCCTCGGCCGCGCCGGTGCCGGCGGAGCTGGTGACCGCCGCCGAGCAGACCGTCGCGGGGGTGGTCTCGGTGCTGGCCGCCGGCGCCGACGGCGCGTCCGCGACCGGCTCCGGCTTCGCCGTCGACGACCAGCAGCACATCATCACCAACGACCACATCCTGGCCAAGGGGGGAAGTGGTTCGGTAATGGTGGAGTTGCCGGACGGGCGACGGTTCGCCGCCGAGGTGGCGGGCCGGGAGCCCCGCAGCGACCTCGCGGTGTTGCGGGTGCCGTCGTCCGCGGGCCTGGCGGCGTTGCCGTTGGCGAAGCCGGGGACGACCCGGGTTGGTGAGCCGGTGCTGGCTGTGGGTTCGCCCCTCGGCCTCGCCGGCACCGTGACCGCCGGCATCGTGAGCGCTGTGGACCGGCAGGTTCGCCTCGGTGACAACCGGCACACGGCGGTGCAGACCGACGCCTCGATCAACCCGGGTAACTCGGGGGGTCCATTGGTGAACGCCCGCGGCGAGGTGGTCGGGGTGAACACGGCGATCGCCACGATCGACGGGAACGGGTCGATCGGCATCGGCTTCGCTATCCCGATCGAGCAGGTTCAGCAGACCGCCGACACGATCATTGGCAAGGGGGGCTGA
- a CDS encoding alpha/beta hydrolase — translation MTIRKELFSAGGVPAVRWTPADDATDRPLILIGHGGGHHKTHPAVLHRAHHFVRSGFAAVSVDVPNHGDRPTDDHLQRMATEIRTRADSGEDLAPLLAAFHARVAEQTVGEWQAVLDHLEYGPVGYWGVSLGCGLGVPFVAAEPRVRAAVLGLGGASAPASAAAAARITVPIEFLIQWDDERIPRAQSVALFDAFGSVDKTLHANPGRHGDRLPEHELDSAVRFFTRHLTPP, via the coding sequence ATGACCATTCGCAAAGAGCTCTTCTCTGCGGGCGGTGTTCCCGCGGTCCGTTGGACACCAGCGGACGACGCCACCGACCGCCCACTGATCCTCATCGGCCACGGCGGCGGTCACCACAAGACCCACCCCGCCGTCCTGCACCGCGCCCACCACTTCGTACGCAGCGGCTTCGCGGCCGTCTCGGTGGATGTCCCGAACCACGGTGACCGCCCGACCGACGACCATCTCCAGCGCATGGCCACCGAGATTCGGACCCGTGCCGACTCCGGCGAAGACCTGGCCCCGCTGCTCGCCGCGTTCCACGCCCGGGTCGCCGAGCAGACCGTCGGGGAGTGGCAGGCCGTCCTGGACCACCTTGAATACGGACCCGTCGGCTACTGGGGCGTCTCACTGGGCTGCGGGCTCGGCGTTCCGTTCGTCGCCGCCGAGCCCCGGGTCCGCGCAGCGGTCCTCGGCCTCGGCGGGGCCTCCGCCCCCGCTTCCGCGGCGGCCGCCGCACGGATCACGGTGCCGATCGAGTTCCTGATCCAGTGGGACGACGAGCGGATACCCCGCGCGCAGAGCGTGGCCCTCTTCGACGCGTTCGGCTCAGTCGACAAAACCCTGCACGCCAACCCGGGTCGGCATGGCGACCGACTCCCCGAACACGAGTTGGACAGCGCGGTCCGGTTCTTCACCCGGCACCTCACGCCGCCCTGA
- the arfB gene encoding alternative ribosome rescue aminoacyl-tRNA hydrolase ArfB — MDSGLRVHDRWVVPEAELRERFSRSSGPGGQGVNTTDSRVELSFDLAASPGLPESLRARALDRLAGRIVNGVLTVTASEHRAQLANREAARERMAALLRAAIAPPPKRRRPTRPSRAAKERRLTEKKRRSQRKRDRRVDGD, encoded by the coding sequence GTGGACAGTGGGCTGCGGGTGCACGATCGGTGGGTAGTGCCCGAAGCCGAGCTGCGGGAACGCTTCTCCCGGTCGTCCGGGCCCGGCGGTCAGGGGGTCAACACGACCGACTCGCGGGTCGAGCTGAGTTTCGATCTGGCTGCCTCACCGGGCCTCCCGGAGTCGCTGCGGGCCCGGGCCCTCGACCGCCTCGCCGGGCGAATCGTCAACGGCGTCCTCACCGTGACCGCCAGCGAGCACCGCGCCCAACTCGCCAACCGGGAGGCCGCCCGGGAGCGGATGGCCGCGCTGCTCCGCGCGGCGATCGCACCGCCGCCGAAGCGTCGTCGCCCGACCCGGCCCTCCCGCGCCGCCAAGGAGCGTCGACTGACCGAGAAGAAGCGGCGGTCCCAGCGCAAGCGCGACCGCCGCGTCGACGGCGACTGA
- the leuD gene encoding 3-isopropylmalate dehydratase small subunit produces the protein MEKFTIHTGTAVPLRLSNVDTDQIIPAVHLKRVTRTGFADALFSSWREDQAFVLNDESYSGASILVAGPEFGTGSSREHAVWALRDWGFRVVIAPRFGDIFRGNALKGGLLPVELELKAIEEIWGRIEADPSTSITVDLAARQVQVGGVNWGFPLDEFSRWRLMEGLDDIGLTLRHEPLIGAFEASRQPFLPTIA, from the coding sequence ATGGAGAAGTTCACTATCCACACCGGTACCGCCGTGCCGCTACGTCTTTCTAATGTAGATACTGATCAGATTATCCCGGCTGTGCACCTAAAGCGGGTAACGCGAACGGGTTTCGCGGATGCCCTGTTCAGTTCGTGGCGGGAGGATCAGGCGTTTGTCCTCAACGATGAATCATATTCGGGTGCCTCGATTCTTGTTGCTGGCCCCGAGTTCGGTACCGGTTCCTCCCGAGAGCACGCCGTCTGGGCCTTGCGAGACTGGGGGTTCCGGGTCGTGATCGCCCCGCGCTTCGGTGACATCTTCCGGGGTAACGCGCTCAAGGGAGGACTGCTGCCGGTTGAGTTGGAATTGAAAGCAATCGAAGAGATCTGGGGTCGCATCGAGGCCGATCCGAGCACGTCGATCACCGTCGACCTCGCCGCCCGTCAGGTTCAGGTCGGGGGTGTGAACTGGGGGTTCCCGCTCGACGAGTTCAGCCGCTGGCGGCTGATGGAGGGCTTGGACGACATTGGACTCACGCTTCGGCACGAACCCCTGATCGGTGCCTTCGAGGCGTCTCGGCAGCCGTTCCTACCGACCATCGCGTAG
- the leuC gene encoding 3-isopropylmalate dehydratase large subunit produces MVGVTPEPRTLAEKVWASHVVRSADGEPDLLFIDLHLLHEVTSPQAFDGLRLAGRRVRRTDLTIATEDHNTPTGYADPSYQSRRGDLLTITDPTSRTQIETLRRNCAEFGVRLHPLGDENQGIVHVIGPQLGLTQPGMTIVCGDSHTATHGAFGALAFGIGTSEVEHVLATQTLPQARPRTMAVNVVGDLAPGVTAKDLVLALIAQVGTGGGRGHVVEYRGEAIRKLSMEGRMTIANMSIEWGAKAGLIAPDDTTFGYLRGRPNAPAGADWEAAVAYWRTLPTDAGATFDSEVTLDASQITPFVTWGTNPGQGASLDASVPNPEEFATEPERAAARRALEYMDLAVGTPLRELTVDVVFVGSCTNGRIEDLRAAADVLRGRRVAPGVRMLVVPGSAAVRENAEAEGLDKVFTEAGAEWRFAGCSMCLGMNPDTLRPGQRAASTSNRNFEGRQGRGGRTHLVSPPVAAATAVTGRLAAPADL; encoded by the coding sequence ATGGTGGGAGTCACTCCTGAGCCGAGGACCCTGGCCGAGAAGGTCTGGGCCTCGCACGTCGTCCGATCCGCCGATGGCGAGCCCGACCTGCTCTTCATCGACCTGCACCTGCTCCATGAGGTGACCAGCCCGCAAGCCTTCGACGGGCTGCGCCTCGCCGGCCGCCGGGTCCGCCGTACCGACCTGACGATCGCGACCGAGGACCACAACACCCCCACCGGGTACGCGGACCCGTCGTACCAGTCTCGCCGCGGGGACCTGCTGACCATCACCGACCCGACCTCTCGTACACAGATCGAGACGCTGCGCCGCAACTGCGCCGAGTTCGGTGTGCGGCTGCATCCGCTGGGTGATGAGAACCAGGGAATCGTCCACGTCATCGGCCCGCAGCTGGGCCTGACCCAGCCCGGGATGACGATCGTCTGCGGCGACTCGCACACCGCGACGCATGGGGCCTTCGGCGCGCTGGCCTTCGGGATCGGCACCAGCGAGGTCGAGCACGTGCTCGCCACCCAGACGCTGCCGCAGGCCCGACCGAGGACGATGGCGGTGAACGTCGTCGGTGACCTCGCACCGGGCGTTACCGCCAAGGACCTGGTACTCGCGCTGATCGCCCAGGTCGGTACGGGTGGTGGTCGGGGGCATGTCGTGGAGTATCGCGGCGAGGCGATCCGGAAGCTGTCCATGGAGGGACGGATGACGATCGCCAACATGTCCATCGAGTGGGGTGCCAAGGCGGGGTTGATCGCCCCTGACGACACGACGTTCGGCTACCTCAGGGGGCGGCCGAACGCGCCCGCCGGTGCCGACTGGGAAGCGGCGGTCGCGTACTGGCGGACGCTGCCCACCGACGCGGGCGCAACGTTCGACTCCGAGGTGACCCTGGATGCGAGCCAGATCACGCCCTTCGTGACCTGGGGTACCAACCCGGGGCAGGGCGCGTCGCTGGACGCGTCGGTGCCGAACCCGGAGGAGTTCGCCACCGAGCCGGAGCGGGCCGCCGCCCGCCGTGCCCTGGAGTACATGGACCTCGCCGTGGGCACTCCGCTGCGGGAGCTCACCGTTGACGTCGTCTTCGTCGGCTCCTGCACCAACGGCCGGATTGAGGACCTGCGGGCGGCTGCCGACGTACTGCGCGGGCGCCGGGTGGCGCCGGGTGTGCGGATGCTCGTCGTGCCGGGCTCCGCCGCGGTGCGGGAGAACGCCGAGGCGGAAGGGCTGGACAAGGTCTTCACCGAAGCCGGCGCCGAGTGGCGCTTCGCGGGTTGCTCGATGTGTCTGGGAATGAACCCGGACACGCTCCGGCCGGGCCAGCGTGCCGCCTCGACCTCGAACCGTAACTTCGAGGGCCGCCAGGGCCGGGGGGGACGTACCCACCTGGTCTCCCCACCAGTCGCTGCGGCCACCGCGGTGACGGGCCGGCTGGCGGCCCCCGCCGACCTGTGA
- a CDS encoding IclR family transcriptional regulator: protein MSGVGVLDKAVVILAACVDGASLAELVERTKLPRATAHRLAQALEIHRMLVRDTQGRWRPGPRLGELANAAPDVLLTAAEPLLCALRDATGESAQLYLRRADERVCVAAAERASGLRDTVPVGSVLPMTAGSAAQILLAWEPPEAVMPLLPRSKFTGRALAEVRRRGWAQSVAEREAGVASVSAPIRDRTGRVIAAVSVSGPIERIGRRPGERHAMAVVRAGQRLSGL from the coding sequence ATGAGTGGTGTCGGCGTTCTCGACAAGGCGGTGGTCATCCTGGCCGCCTGCGTGGACGGCGCCAGCCTGGCCGAACTCGTCGAACGCACAAAGCTGCCCCGGGCAACAGCACACCGGTTGGCGCAGGCACTGGAGATCCACCGAATGCTGGTACGCGACACACAGGGACGGTGGCGCCCCGGCCCCCGCCTGGGGGAACTGGCCAACGCCGCACCCGACGTGCTGCTGACCGCGGCCGAGCCCCTGCTCTGCGCGCTCCGGGACGCCACCGGGGAGAGCGCGCAGCTCTACCTGCGCCGGGCCGACGAGCGGGTCTGCGTAGCCGCCGCCGAGCGGGCCAGCGGCCTGCGGGACACCGTGCCGGTCGGCTCGGTGCTACCCATGACGGCCGGATCCGCGGCGCAGATCCTGCTGGCCTGGGAGCCACCGGAGGCGGTCATGCCGCTCCTGCCCCGCTCGAAGTTCACCGGCCGGGCTCTCGCCGAGGTCCGGCGCCGCGGCTGGGCGCAGAGCGTGGCGGAACGGGAAGCTGGTGTGGCGAGCGTCTCCGCACCGATCCGGGATCGCACCGGGCGAGTCATCGCCGCCGTCAGCGTCAGCGGTCCCATCGAACGAATCGGCCGCCGCCCCGGCGAGCGCCACGCGATGGCGGTCGTTCGAGCCGGCCAACGGCTCTCCGGCCTGTAG
- a CDS encoding TetR/AcrR family transcriptional regulator, whose amino-acid sequence MGETSIERGRNARARLVAAARELIGELGWNAVSTRTLAERAGVRSGLVHYHFDSLQALLRHAALDEVQRMLDGTRALLAGATSPSDDIERMLFDLDQYNGSDPASLLFVETYLAATRDHELRQGMGALVADFRRSLTEALTRSGHPRPEAAASMVLAFFDGFVLHKGLDQGLSAEHIAPLLRRITNTEESRITNTEENGEQ is encoded by the coding sequence GTGGGTGAGACCAGCATCGAACGGGGCCGGAACGCGCGAGCGCGCCTGGTGGCGGCCGCCCGAGAGCTGATCGGCGAGCTCGGTTGGAACGCCGTCAGTACCCGGACGCTGGCCGAGCGGGCTGGTGTCCGCTCAGGGCTGGTGCACTACCACTTCGACTCGTTACAGGCGCTCCTGCGCCACGCCGCCCTCGATGAGGTCCAACGGATGCTCGACGGCACCAGGGCGCTCCTTGCCGGGGCCACGAGCCCGAGCGACGACATCGAGCGGATGTTGTTCGACCTCGACCAGTACAACGGCTCTGATCCGGCTTCCCTGCTGTTCGTCGAGACCTATCTCGCCGCAACCCGCGACCACGAGCTGCGCCAGGGGATGGGTGCGCTGGTCGCCGACTTCCGTCGCTCGCTGACCGAGGCGCTCACCCGCTCCGGGCACCCCAGACCGGAGGCCGCCGCGAGCATGGTATTGGCGTTCTTCGACGGCTTTGTCCTGCACAAGGGCCTCGACCAGGGCCTGTCGGCGGAGCATATCGCCCCGCTGCTGCGCCGAATCACCAACACCGAAGAGAGCCGAATCACCAACACCGAAGAGAACGGAGAACAGTGA
- a CDS encoding VWA domain-containing protein, with the protein MIWLSPTRLWLLLAVLGLAAGYALLQRRRSQYAVRFTNLRLLDRVAPQRPAWRRHVPAGLFLAMLALLVVGFARPTAEVRVPRERATVMVAVDVSTSMLAGDVDPDRLTAAKESARRFVDGLPDEFNVGLVAFAGSAAVLVPPDTDREALDEGIDRLVEGATGVQGTAIGEAINTSLGAVKALDGEAAKDPPPARIVLLSDGANTSGMDPMEAAADAVEMEVPVHTIAFGTASGYVDRGGRPIQVPVDGQTLDAVARETGGQFHEAVSVEELRAVYDDIGSSVGYRTKRQDVSARFIGLSLVFALGAAAGSMRWFSRLP; encoded by the coding sequence GTGATCTGGCTCTCGCCGACCCGGCTGTGGCTGCTGCTTGCCGTGCTCGGTCTGGCCGCCGGCTACGCCCTGCTCCAGCGCCGCCGTAGTCAGTACGCGGTGCGGTTCACGAACCTGCGGCTGTTGGATCGGGTGGCACCACAGCGACCGGCCTGGCGCCGGCACGTGCCAGCCGGGCTCTTCCTGGCGATGCTGGCGTTGCTGGTGGTCGGCTTCGCGCGCCCCACCGCCGAGGTGCGGGTTCCCCGGGAACGGGCGACCGTGATGGTGGCGGTGGACGTTTCCACCTCGATGCTCGCCGGGGACGTCGACCCGGACCGGCTCACCGCCGCCAAGGAGTCGGCCCGGCGCTTTGTGGACGGTCTCCCCGACGAGTTCAACGTGGGCCTGGTCGCCTTCGCCGGCAGCGCCGCTGTCCTGGTGCCGCCCGATACCGACCGGGAGGCGCTGGACGAGGGGATCGATCGGCTGGTCGAGGGGGCGACCGGGGTGCAGGGCACGGCGATCGGAGAGGCGATCAACACCTCGCTCGGGGCGGTGAAGGCGCTGGACGGGGAGGCGGCGAAGGACCCGCCGCCGGCCCGGATCGTGCTGCTCTCCGACGGGGCCAACACCTCGGGTATGGACCCGATGGAGGCGGCGGCCGACGCGGTGGAGATGGAGGTTCCCGTCCACACCATCGCCTTCGGTACCGCCTCCGGGTACGTGGACCGGGGCGGTCGGCCGATCCAGGTGCCGGTGGACGGGCAGACTCTCGACGCGGTCGCCCGGGAGACCGGCGGACAGTTCCACGAGGCGGTCAGCGTCGAGGAACTGCGCGCGGTATACGACGACATCGGCAGCTCGGTGGGGTACCGCACCAAGCGACAGGACGTCTCAGCCCGGTTCATCGGCCTCAGCCTGGTCTTCGCGCTCGGCGCGGCGGCCGGCTCGATGCGGTGGTTCTCCCGCCTGCCTTGA
- a CDS encoding DUF58 domain-containing protein, producing MSPDPGLADLAGDRRLRRLELAVTRRLDGLLHGRYQGLLPGPGSEPAGSREYRPGEDEVRRMDWAVTARTTVPHVRQLDADRELTTWLLVDASVSMEYGTAELDKRELAVAAVAAVGFLTTGVGNRLGASVLTPTGLRRHAPGSGRTHLFGLLRMLLAAPRHGGYDRDTAPLAPPDLATALDGLRRVATRRGLVVVISDFLDGLPESPGQPAPWEQLLRRLAVRHQVLAVEVTDPREWELPDVGLVTLVDPESGRRREVWTGDPRLRQRYALAAAAQRDHVRQALRRGGAAHLSLRTDRDWVTDIVRHVHQQRRLAAVPVPAGRGGGA from the coding sequence GTGTCGCCGGACCCCGGTCTGGCCGACCTGGCCGGGGACCGCCGGCTACGCCGGCTCGAGCTGGCGGTGACCCGGCGGCTCGACGGTCTGCTGCACGGCCGATACCAGGGGTTGCTCCCCGGGCCCGGCAGTGAACCAGCCGGCAGCCGGGAGTACCGGCCCGGCGAGGACGAGGTCCGCCGGATGGACTGGGCAGTGACGGCGCGGACGACCGTGCCGCACGTGCGTCAGCTCGACGCCGACCGGGAACTCACCACCTGGCTGCTCGTCGACGCCAGCGTCAGCATGGAGTACGGCACGGCCGAGCTGGACAAGCGGGAACTCGCGGTGGCCGCCGTCGCGGCGGTGGGGTTCCTCACCACCGGAGTGGGAAACCGGCTCGGCGCGTCGGTTCTCACCCCGACCGGGCTACGTCGACACGCACCCGGCAGCGGCCGCACCCATCTATTCGGGCTGCTCCGAATGCTGCTGGCGGCCCCCCGCCACGGCGGCTACGACCGGGACACCGCACCGCTCGCGCCACCTGACCTGGCCACGGCGCTGGACGGCTTACGCCGGGTGGCCACCCGCCGTGGGCTGGTGGTGGTGATCTCGGACTTCCTGGACGGCCTGCCCGAGTCGCCCGGGCAGCCCGCACCCTGGGAACAGCTCCTGCGGCGGCTCGCCGTTCGGCATCAGGTGCTCGCCGTGGAGGTGACCGATCCGCGCGAGTGGGAACTGCCCGACGTCGGCCTGGTCACCCTGGTGGACCCGGAGAGCGGCCGGCGGCGTGAGGTCTGGACCGGCGACCCGCGGCTGCGCCAGCGGTACGCCCTGGCGGCTGCCGCCCAGCGGGATCACGTGCGTCAGGCGCTACGCCGTGGCGGCGCGGCGCACCTGTCGCTACGGACCGACCGGGACTGGGTCACCGACATCGTGCGGCACGTGCACCAACAACGCCGGCTGGCGGCCGTACCGGTCCCGGCTGGAAGGGGAGGTGGCGCGTGA
- a CDS encoding 3-methyladenine DNA glycosylase has product MTTALPALGTVLETATWQARRQAHQERIDAWLAPHLARRRRGEKHPVQDFLFTYYSYRPARLRRWHPGAGVVLRDADPADFGPDYRASTAGATLDTPAVRARRAESITWIRTLLTATAGRPAQFGCFGMHEWAMVYRQTQDEVRHNAWPLRLSPERVATVVEERGVRCSHFDAYRFFTRPARPLNLLHPTRDSQHDLEQPGCLHANMDLYKWAYKLSPLVPSELVGDCFELAGQIRALDMRASPYDLAALGYPPVAVETPPGRTEYAAAQRGFAERAARLRTRLLDAIDRCDRQRRLW; this is encoded by the coding sequence GTGACGACCGCCCTCCCCGCACTCGGCACCGTGCTCGAAACGGCGACCTGGCAGGCCCGACGCCAGGCGCACCAGGAGCGGATCGACGCGTGGCTGGCCCCACACCTGGCCCGCCGCCGCCGGGGCGAGAAGCATCCGGTGCAGGACTTCCTCTTCACCTACTACTCGTACCGGCCGGCCCGGCTCCGCCGCTGGCATCCGGGCGCGGGGGTGGTGCTACGCGACGCGGACCCGGCCGACTTCGGGCCGGACTACCGCGCCAGCACCGCCGGCGCCACCCTCGACACCCCGGCGGTACGCGCCCGGCGGGCCGAATCGATCACGTGGATCCGGACCCTGTTGACGGCCACCGCGGGCCGACCGGCACAGTTCGGCTGCTTCGGCATGCACGAGTGGGCGATGGTCTACCGGCAGACCCAGGACGAGGTCCGACACAACGCCTGGCCGCTGCGGTTGAGCCCGGAGCGGGTCGCCACGGTCGTCGAAGAGCGGGGAGTGCGGTGCAGCCACTTCGACGCGTACCGCTTCTTCACCCGGCCAGCCCGGCCGCTGAACCTCCTGCACCCGACCCGGGACAGCCAGCACGACCTGGAGCAGCCCGGCTGTCTGCACGCCAACATGGATCTCTACAAGTGGGCGTACAAACTCTCCCCGCTGGTTCCATCCGAGCTGGTGGGGGATTGCTTCGAGCTGGCGGGACAGATCCGCGCCCTCGACATGCGCGCCTCGCCGTACGACCTGGCCGCGCTGGGCTACCCGCCGGTTGCGGTCGAGACCCCACCGGGGCGCACGGAGTACGCCGCCGCCCAGCGCGGCTTCGCCGAACGGGCCGCCCGGCTGCGCACCCGGCTCCTCGACGCGATTGACAGGTGCGACAGGCAACGGCGGCTGTGGTAG
- a CDS encoding FAD-dependent monooxygenase — protein sequence MKAFICGAGIAGLALAHRLHHHGWEVQVVDHAPGPREQGYMIDFFGPGYEALTAMGLRPNLRRFASSVDSFRYIDSRGRTTVSVDYTFFARALDGEIASIMRPALERMLRESLTDHVDIRYGVTIDRISDDRVELSDGTAVEADVIVGADGIHSHVRSLVFGPERTYLRYLGMHTGAYVFDDPVVFEQVRGQFVLTETLNRQLGLYGLADGRVAVFALHRTDDARLPEDPREALYRTFTGMGDLVERAVANCPPPEAVYYDQVAQIDASRWTDGRVALVGDAAYAVSLIAGQGASLGIAGAYLLAERLHAAGSVQEGLADYERRWRPVIRATQQAARDRVTEWFLPTSSVKLLARRWGFRAMRVPGLDRLLAGTLFPKNHRNIAELAR from the coding sequence ATGAAAGCCTTCATCTGCGGCGCCGGCATCGCCGGGCTGGCCCTCGCCCACCGCCTGCACCACCATGGTTGGGAGGTTCAGGTCGTCGACCACGCTCCCGGGCCGCGCGAACAGGGATACATGATCGACTTCTTCGGGCCGGGGTACGAGGCGCTGACGGCGATGGGTCTGCGGCCGAACCTGCGGAGGTTCGCCAGTTCGGTCGACTCCTTCCGCTACATCGACTCCCGTGGCCGGACGACTGTCAGCGTCGACTACACGTTCTTCGCCCGGGCACTCGACGGTGAAATCGCCAGCATCATGCGGCCTGCCCTCGAACGTATGCTCCGCGAATCGCTCACCGACCACGTCGACATCCGCTATGGCGTCACGATCGACCGGATCAGCGATGATCGGGTAGAACTCTCCGACGGTACTGCTGTCGAGGCGGACGTGATCGTGGGCGCGGACGGCATCCACTCCCACGTCCGCTCGCTCGTCTTCGGCCCCGAGCGCACCTACCTGCGTTACCTCGGCATGCACACCGGGGCGTACGTCTTCGACGACCCCGTGGTGTTCGAACAGGTTCGGGGTCAGTTCGTGCTCACGGAGACCCTCAACCGTCAGCTGGGCCTCTACGGGCTCGCCGATGGGCGGGTCGCGGTGTTCGCCCTGCACCGAACGGATGACGCCCGCCTACCCGAGGACCCACGCGAGGCGCTGTATCGCACCTTCACCGGCATGGGTGACCTGGTGGAGCGGGCCGTGGCCAACTGTCCACCACCGGAGGCGGTCTACTACGACCAGGTCGCCCAGATCGACGCCTCGCGCTGGACCGATGGGCGGGTCGCGCTGGTCGGTGACGCCGCGTACGCGGTGTCCCTGATCGCCGGGCAGGGCGCCTCACTGGGAATCGCCGGCGCCTACCTGCTGGCCGAGCGGCTGCATGCCGCCGGGTCGGTCCAGGAGGGACTGGCCGACTACGAGCGTCGCTGGAGGCCGGTCATCCGCGCTACGCAGCAGGCGGCCCGAGACCGGGTCACCGAGTGGTTCCTGCCGACGTCGTCGGTCAAGCTGCTGGCCCGGCGCTGGGGCTTCAGGGCGATGCGCGTGCCGGGCCTCGATCGACTCCTCGCCGGCACGCTGTTCCCGAAGAACCACCGGAACATTGCCGAACTCGCGAGGTAG
- a CDS encoding fumarylacetoacetate hydrolase family protein, which yields MRIARFAHTKGMSFGVVEGEPEAGPQGLTVAEVEGHPFGRISFSGARWALSDVRLLSPILPSKVVCVGRNYAEHAAEHGTEVPQEPLLFLKPSTSVIGPRDAIRLPALSKQVEHEAELAVVIGAPGARRADRAAAARAVFGYTCANDVTARDLQRADGQWTRAKGFDSFCPIGPWITTGLDVADLEIRCEVGRDPEEMEVRQLGRTRDMVFDVPALVSYVSHVMTLLPGDVILTGTPAGVSPLVDGDTVTVRIEGVGELTNPVLPAS from the coding sequence GTGCGTATCGCTCGTTTCGCTCATACCAAGGGAATGTCGTTCGGGGTCGTCGAGGGGGAGCCGGAGGCGGGTCCGCAGGGGCTGACCGTCGCCGAGGTCGAGGGGCATCCGTTCGGACGGATCAGCTTCTCCGGCGCCCGGTGGGCCCTCTCCGATGTTCGCCTGCTCTCGCCGATCCTGCCGAGCAAGGTTGTCTGCGTCGGCCGCAACTACGCCGAGCATGCGGCGGAGCACGGCACGGAGGTGCCCCAGGAGCCGTTGCTCTTCCTCAAGCCGTCGACCTCGGTGATCGGACCGCGGGACGCGATCCGGCTGCCGGCGCTGTCGAAGCAGGTCGAGCATGAGGCCGAGCTGGCCGTGGTGATCGGGGCACCCGGTGCCCGGCGTGCCGATCGGGCCGCCGCCGCGCGCGCGGTCTTCGGCTACACCTGCGCCAACGATGTGACGGCACGGGACCTGCAACGGGCGGACGGGCAGTGGACCCGGGCCAAGGGCTTCGACTCGTTCTGCCCGATCGGTCCCTGGATCACCACCGGCCTCGACGTCGCCGACCTGGAGATCCGGTGTGAGGTGGGTCGCGATCCGGAGGAGATGGAGGTCCGCCAGCTGGGCCGGACCCGGGACATGGTCTTCGACGTACCGGCCCTGGTGTCGTACGTCTCACATGTGATGACGCTGCTCCCGGGTGATGTGATCCTGACCGGCACGCCGGCCGGGGTTAGTCCGCTCGTGGACGGGGATACGGTCACCGTACGGATCGAGGGGGTCGGCGAGCTGACCAATCCGGTGCTGCCGGCCAGCTGA